The proteins below are encoded in one region of Arthrobacter sp. CJ23:
- a CDS encoding metal-sulfur cluster assembly factor, whose amino-acid sequence MTDTNTARTSLEDVEEALKDVIDPELGVNVVDLGLLYGLKYSDDDGALLIDMTLTTAACPLTDVLEEQVGKSLDGVVDDWRLNWVWMPPWGPERITDDGKDQMRALGFNI is encoded by the coding sequence ATGACCGATACCAACACGGCGCGCACCAGCCTTGAGGACGTCGAGGAGGCACTCAAGGACGTCATTGACCCCGAACTCGGCGTCAATGTGGTTGACCTTGGCCTGCTGTACGGCCTGAAGTACTCGGACGACGACGGTGCCCTGCTGATCGACATGACGCTGACGACGGCGGCCTGCCCGCTGACGGACGTGCTCGAAGAGCAGGTGGGCAAGTCCCTCGACGGAGTCGTGGACGACTGGCGCCTCAACTGGGTATGGATGCCGCCATGGGGTCCGGAACGGATCACCGACGACGGCAAGGACCAGATGCGGGCCCTCGGCTTCAACATCTAG